The Polaribacter sp. MED152 region ACTCAAAAAATCTACCTTTATATGGTGTTATTGTCATAAATGCACCATGTTGTACTTCTTTATAATCTTCAGAACCAGTAACACCAATAAAAAATTGATCTGCCCATTTTACATCAGTATAACCAGCTTGAATCATACCTCCTGTGGAACTGTAAGCATCATTAAATCGTTTTGAAACAATTGGAGTTTGTGCACCACCTATACCTGTAACTACCACACTTCTGCCTGATACTTTATAATTGTTATCTGAATAATTATGAAAAAGGGAGGTTTTAAAGGTTATGCCGGATTTTTTAAATCGATACAAACCATTTGCACTTGTTTGTAGCGTATTAAATGATCCATAGGAAATGGAACCATTTAGATTACTTTTCGCATTTTTATGAAGTACAATATTAATGGCACCTCCTAAAGCATCATCTGCAAGATGACCAGGAACCACACCTTTATACACTTCAATATTTTTAATCATTGAAGGTGGAATACTATTTAAATTAAAGGATGAACCATAAACTGAAATAGGAATTCCGTCTATAAAAATACGAACTGCATTTCCAGCCAAACCATTTAAGCTATAATTAACTTCAGAACCTAAACCACCATTTTGTCTAATCTTTACACCTACAGTTGTATTTAGTAATTCGTTAGTTTGTATGTTTCTAAGACTGGATTCTTTGGTTTCTATTACATTAACTGAAAAACCTTTTGTTTCGGTTTTTGTTTTTTTAGATTTAGTAGTAACTAAAACTTCATCTAACTGATTTTCAAAATAATCTAGAACTACATCAATTTCTTTTCGCTTTGTATTTAATTGTACACTTATATTTTTTGGTTGCGAGTTTAATGATCTAATTTGTATTTCATAAGTGCCAAATGGTATGTTTTTGAAAGAGAAACTACCATTAAAATCGGTTGATGTTTCTCTGATGTAATTTTTAGAGGTTAATATCAAATATGCATCAATAACAGGATCATTATTGTCAAATTTTACCTTTCCATAAATGCCCCCTTTTTGTGCCAAAATTGAACAAGAAATCAGAAGAAAAATACCTGTATTTAAAAATTTCATGGAATATATTTTTGGCAAATATACCCTTATTTTTAATTAATCTAAATAAAATTAATTTAATTATGAATATTTAGTTGGTTACCGTTTTTTATTTAGAAAGGCGAAAAGATGGTCTTAAATAATTATAGAATTATAAGTATTACTAATGAAAATTAATAAATATTAATATTAAAGTGAATTCCAAGCAATTTTTAAAAGCCCTTAAAATATCAGTAAAAAAGCAAGTTGAAAATTTACTTTTTACTTCTTAAACTTTCAATAATCACTGTAGCCAAAATTAGAGAACCTCCCCAAAAGGTATGTACAGTAGGAATTTCTTCTAAGAATAAGTACGCTAAACCAATGCCGAAAATAGGTTGCAGGCTACTAATAATACTGGCAGTTGCTGCAGAGAAAAATTTTAAAGAATGCAACATTAAGCTATGACCAATAGCTGTTGTTATTAAGGCTAATAATAAAATATAGGGTAGTTGACTTTCTAAGCCAGACAAATCCATAAAAAATAAAACAGGAAATAAAAGAATGGTAATAATTACTGTTTGATAAAACATAAGCATAGTTCCATTATAATTGGCTACATGTTTTTTCATTATTAAAATTCGAATGGCATAACAAAATGCCGAAAATACCCCAAACAAAACACCTTTTAGTTGTGAACTTTCTAAATCAAATTCTGGTGTTAAAATGAATAAACCTAAGAGCACCATAAAGCCCAATAAAATATAAATGGGGTTAAATTTAATCTTGAAAAACAAAGGTTCTAATAAGGCGATTATTATTGGGAATGTATACAAAGTTAAAATTCCAATAGCTACATTAGAAAGCTTTAGCGCATAAAAATACGTTACCCAATGTGCAGCCATTAAAACACCCCCAATTATAAAAGTTTTATAATCTTTAGTAGATTTTATGGTTAAATTTATTTGTTTGTATCTGCAAAAAACAAATAAAAAAACCATTGCCAATATTGAGCGAAACCAAATAATCACTTCTGAAGGCATAGCAATGTGCTTACCTAAAACACCAGAAGTACTTATAAAAAATGAAGCTAATAATAAACCAGAAAGTTGTTTGATATAAGATTTATCCATTAAATTTTCTGAAGCGTTTCTAAGGCAACTTTTACAGAGGTTATTTTTATAAATGTAATCATTAAACGTAAACCATTTTTAGTTTGTTTTTCTTTCATAACTACACTTTTAGGATTGTGCTGCACGTATTTTAAAGTTCTAGTAAACGCTTCTGTTTGGTAAAAATCACTTTGTTGATCTGATACAAAGTAACCCACCAATCTTTTTTGCTTTAAAATCACTTTCTCTAAACCTAATTCTTTTGCCAACCATTTAATTCGCACAGAATTTAACAAATCTTCAACTTGAGTTGGTATTTCTCCAAATCTATCTATAATTTCAGATTCAAATACTAGTAATTCCTCTTCTTTTTCTAGTGTGCCTAATTTGTTATATAGCGCTAATCTTTCTGTAATTGAATTAATGTAATCATCAGGAAATAAAATCTCGAAATCAGTATCAATTTGTACCTCTTTTACATATTCTTTTGGTTTAGAATTGTCTGTTGGATACAGCTCTGCAAACTCATTTTCTTTTAATTCTTCAATGGCTTCTTTTAGTATTTTTTGATAGGTATCAAAGCCAATGTCGTTTATAAAACCACTTTGTTCACCACCTAATAAATCTCCTGCTCCACGAATTTCTAAATCTTTCATGGCAATATTTATTCCACTTCCTAAATCAGAAAATAAAACTAAAGCTTCAATTCGTTTTCTGGCATCATCTGTCATCATATGATAAGGAGGAGTTATAAAATAGCAAAATGCTTTTTTATTACTTCTACCCACTCTACCTCGCATTTGATGTAAATCACTCAAACCAAAATTATTGGCATTATTAATAAAAATGGTGTTTGCATTTGGCACATCTAAACCACTTTCGATAATCGTTGTTGAAACAAGTACATCAAATTCACCATTCATAAAACCAAACATCAATTCTTCTAGTTTTTTACCCTCCATTTGTCCATGACCAATACCAATTTTTGCTGATGGTACTAGCCTTTGCAATAAACCAGCGACTTCTTTAATATTATCTATTCTATTGTGAATAAAGAAGACTTGGCCACCTCTAGAAATTTCATAAGAAATAGCATCTCTAATAGTTTCTTCAGAAAATCGAATTACATTACTCTCTATTGGATGTCTGTTTGGAGGTGGTGTTTTTATAACTGATAAATCTCTTGCAGCCATTAAACTAAACTGTAAGGTTCTAGGAATTGGTGTTGCAGTTAAGGTTAAGGTATCTACGTTTTCTTTAAGTGTTTTTAATTTATCCTTTACAGCAACTCCAAATTTTTGTTCTTCATCAATTATTAAAAGCCCTAAGTCTTTAAATTTTATTCGTTGATTCGTTAATTGATGTGTTCCAATTATAATATCTACAGAACCATCATTTACACCATTAATTGCTGCTGTTTTTTGTTTTGCTGTTCTAAATCTGTTTAAATAATCAATCTTGATAGGAAAATCTTTTAAACGTTCAGAAAAAGTTTGATAATGCTGAAAGGCCAATATTGTAGTTGGTACTAAAATTGCAACTTGTTTACCATTATCAACAGCTTTAAAAGCGGCTCTAACTGCAACTTCGGTTTTACCAAAACCAACATCGCCACAAACCAATCTATCCATAGGTTGGTCTTTTTCCATATCTCGTTTTACATCTTGTGTAGCAGAATATTGATCTGGTGTATCTTCGTACATAAAACTACCTTCCAACTCGTGCTGAATGTGCGTATCTGGACCAAAAGCAAACCCTTTTTGTAGTTTACGTTTTGCATACAATTGAATTAAATTAAACGCAATATGTTTAACTCTAGCTTTGGTTTTTTGTTTGATTTTTTTCCAAGCTCCAGAACCTAATTTGTATATTTTTGGAGGCTTACCATCTTTACCATTAAACTTAGAAATTTTATGTAAAGAGTGAATGCTCACATATAAAATATCACGCTCTCCGTAAATTAATTTTATGGCTTCTTGTTTTTTACCTTGAACATCTATTTTCTGTAAACCACCAAATTTTCCTATTCCATGATCCATATGCGTAACATAATCTCCAATCTCAAGTTTGTTAAGTTCTTGAAGTGTTATGGCTTGCTTTTTTGCATATCCGTTTTTTAAACGGAATTTATGATAACGTTCAAAAATTTGATGATCTGTATAACAAACCAATTTTTGATCTACATCTATAAAACCTTGGTATAAAGGAAAAACAATGGTTTCATAATGTACTTCTTGATCTGCGTCATCAAAAATGTCATGAAAACGTTGTGCTTGTTGCTCATTTGCACAAAAGATATAATTGGTAAAACCTCCTTTTTGATATTCGTTTAAATTATCTATTAATAAATTAAATTGCTTGTTAAAGGATGGCTGAGGATTTGTATTGAACGCTATCTCTTGCCCTTCTACTTTAGAGGTATTTCCAAAATGGACAATTGTAAAATTATTCAGTTCATTTTTAATAAAACTACCATCACAAAATAACTCTGAAGGTTTAAGGTGATTTATTTCTTTAGATAAATCATTAAAAGCATCTTCGGCCTTTTTAAAGAATTTATCTAATTTTTGAGACATTAAGTCTACGTTTTTAGAAAACACAACAGTATTAGAAGCAATATATTTTAAAAAACTTTGCCTGTTCTCTTGTAATGTTTTGTTTTCTACATTTGGCATAATTGAAACTTTTTTCAGTTTCTCTTTAGACAATTGTGTTTCCACATCAAAGGTTCTAATACTATCAATATCATCGCCAAAAAACTCAATTCTATAAGGTTCATCATTAGAGAAAGAAAACACGTCTATAATTCCACCTCTTACAGAAAAATCACCTGGTTCTGTTACAAAATCTACGCGTTTAAATTTGTATTCAAACAATACTTCATTTACAAAATCGAGCGATAACTCTTCACCTACAGTTATTTTTAAGGTGTTTTTTTCTAATTCTTTTTTAGTAACTACTTTTTCGAAAAGTGCAGTTGGGTAAGTAACAATTATTGCTGGTTTTTTTCTAGAATTAATTCTATTTAAAACTTCAGAACGTAAAAGTACATTGGCATTATCTGTATCTTCTATTTGATATGGTCTTCTGTAAGAACCAGGATAAAAAAGTACATTCTTATCTCCTAAAAGTTGTTCTAAATCGTTCAAATAATAAGCAGCTTCTTCTTTATCATTAAATACTAAAAGATAAGGTTTGACTACTTTTTTAAAACTTTCGGAAATAACAAAAGACAATGAAGAGCCAGCCAAATTCGATATTTGAAATTGGTTTTTCTCTTGTTGAAGGGCTGTAATTACCTGCGAAACTTTCGCAGATTGTTGGTATTGATTAACAATGTTCTGCTTGCTCAACTGTAAAATTTTTTACAAATGTACTGTGATAATTTATAATAAACCAAAAAGCAAATTCTTTTCTAGGTGAAAGCAATATATTTGTGATGAAGCAGTTAAAAATCTATAATCAATCAATATGTTGTCAAAAATTTCTACTTGTTTTTTGTTTTTCTTAATTATGCTATTTATCAATCCTATTATTGGACAGAATAAAAAAAGTGAATGGACGATTGGGCTAAGTTTAGCCTCTGCAAAGTACACAGACAATCAAGGTAAAGTTTTGGGTGGTTCTTTTGTAAACCAATCACCGAGAATTAATATTTCTAAATACTTGTTTAAGAATTTTACAGCTGATGTAGGCTTTTCCACAGCCATTTTCGATACACAGAAATACACCACTTTTGATGGAATTTTGCGTTATGATTTTGGAACATCTATAGATAATGTAGTGCCTTATGTTTTAATTGGAGGTAGTTTTATTAGTGCCGTTAAAACTACGCCAACTTTAAATTTAGGTGCTGGAAATACATTCTGGATTAAGGAAAATTACGGAATTAATGTTCAAGTAATCTATAAATACTCTGAAGATCGATTTGAGAGTCAGTATTCACATTTTTACCCAACAATTGGCTTGGTATATAGTTTTAAACCTAGGAATTTGAATCCTAGATTATGGCATATGAATAACTAAATTAGTGCTTCAGATATTTGTTTAAAATTGAAGTTAATTTTTTAGCATTTAGGTAACCAACTATAAGTAAATCAATTTCGTAATTTGTATTTAAAATAATGGTTGTTGGATAACTAGTTCTTTTTTCTGAAATGGTAAGTTGTTTTGCCAATTCATGCATGCCAGAATTTCCTGAAGGTTGGTATGAGAAGGTTTTACCTAAAAATGTAATGTTTTCTTTTTCTTCGCCATTAAATAGAATAAGATGGTAGTCTTCGTTTAATTTCTGAATTACCTCCGGATTTTGAAATGTGTTTTTTTTCATTCCAAAACAAATTTTACACCAATCTGTATATAAAAAAATCACAACTGGTTTTGGTGCTTTTTTTTGCAATTGTTCAATTTCTTGAAAGTTGTAAGAATTTAAATCAACCTTAGTTTTTTGAGCATAGTTACTTATGCTAACCATAAAAGCGCCTATAAATAACCAATGCTTCATAATTTTTAAAATAATGTAAATCTAACTCCTAAAAAAGCTCGTATACCTTGATTTGATGCGTACACATAACTAGGGTCAAAAGTTAAAGCATCAGGGTCATTGGGGTCTACTTGTTCATCAAAAGGATCAAAAGGTCTAGATATACTGTTGGCTGCAGGTGTAAAATTTAATAGATTTTTTACTCCTCCATAAATTTCCCAAGAGTTGGTAAATTTTTTAGTTAATTGAATATT contains the following coding sequences:
- a CDS encoding DMT family transporter, translating into MDKSYIKQLSGLLLASFFISTSGVLGKHIAMPSEVIIWFRSILAMVFLFVFCRYKQINLTIKSTKDYKTFIIGGVLMAAHWVTYFYALKLSNVAIGILTLYTFPIIIALLEPLFFKIKFNPIYILLGFMVLLGLFILTPEFDLESSQLKGVLFGVFSAFCYAIRILIMKKHVANYNGTMLMFYQTVIITILLFPVLFFMDLSGLESQLPYILLLALITTAIGHSLMLHSLKFFSAATASIISSLQPIFGIGLAYLFLEEIPTVHTFWGGSLILATVIIESLRSKK
- a CDS encoding thioredoxin fold domain-containing protein; translated protein: MKHWLFIGAFMVSISNYAQKTKVDLNSYNFQEIEQLQKKAPKPVVIFLYTDWCKICFGMKKNTFQNPEVIQKLNEDYHLILFNGEEKENITFLGKTFSYQPSGNSGMHELAKQLTISEKRTSYPTTIILNTNYEIDLLIVGYLNAKKLTSILNKYLKH
- the mfd gene encoding transcription-repair coupling factor; translation: MSKQNIVNQYQQSAKVSQVITALQQEKNQFQISNLAGSSLSFVISESFKKVVKPYLLVFNDKEEAAYYLNDLEQLLGDKNVLFYPGSYRRPYQIEDTDNANVLLRSEVLNRINSRKKPAIIVTYPTALFEKVVTKKELEKNTLKITVGEELSLDFVNEVLFEYKFKRVDFVTEPGDFSVRGGIIDVFSFSNDEPYRIEFFGDDIDSIRTFDVETQLSKEKLKKVSIMPNVENKTLQENRQSFLKYIASNTVVFSKNVDLMSQKLDKFFKKAEDAFNDLSKEINHLKPSELFCDGSFIKNELNNFTIVHFGNTSKVEGQEIAFNTNPQPSFNKQFNLLIDNLNEYQKGGFTNYIFCANEQQAQRFHDIFDDADQEVHYETIVFPLYQGFIDVDQKLVCYTDHQIFERYHKFRLKNGYAKKQAITLQELNKLEIGDYVTHMDHGIGKFGGLQKIDVQGKKQEAIKLIYGERDILYVSIHSLHKISKFNGKDGKPPKIYKLGSGAWKKIKQKTKARVKHIAFNLIQLYAKRKLQKGFAFGPDTHIQHELEGSFMYEDTPDQYSATQDVKRDMEKDQPMDRLVCGDVGFGKTEVAVRAAFKAVDNGKQVAILVPTTILAFQHYQTFSERLKDFPIKIDYLNRFRTAKQKTAAINGVNDGSVDIIIGTHQLTNQRIKFKDLGLLIIDEEQKFGVAVKDKLKTLKENVDTLTLTATPIPRTLQFSLMAARDLSVIKTPPPNRHPIESNVIRFSEETIRDAISYEISRGGQVFFIHNRIDNIKEVAGLLQRLVPSAKIGIGHGQMEGKKLEELMFGFMNGEFDVLVSTTIIESGLDVPNANTIFINNANNFGLSDLHQMRGRVGRSNKKAFCYFITPPYHMMTDDARKRIEALVLFSDLGSGINIAMKDLEIRGAGDLLGGEQSGFINDIGFDTYQKILKEAIEELKENEFAELYPTDNSKPKEYVKEVQIDTDFEILFPDDYINSITERLALYNKLGTLEKEEELLVFESEIIDRFGEIPTQVEDLLNSVRIKWLAKELGLEKVILKQKRLVGYFVSDQQSDFYQTEAFTRTLKYVQHNPKSVVMKEKQTKNGLRLMITFIKITSVKVALETLQKI